CTATGCCAATCTTGGTAAGTTTGAAGCAGCTGTTCCTTTCTTAGAGAAAGCTCTGGAGATTGAGTTTGATGACCAAATTTCTTACGAATTAGCGACCTTATTGTCAGACCAAGAAGAATACCAAAAAGCCCTGATCTACTACAAACAAATTGACACTTTGTCCCCTGAGTTTGAAGGGTATGAGTACGGGTATGCCTTAGCTTTACAGGCTGAAAATGACCGTGAAAAAGCGCTTGAAATTGCCAAACACGGGATTGAGAAGAATCCCTTTGATGCCCAATTGAAGCTTCTTGCTTCTCAGCTTTCTTATGAGCTCCACCAGCCTGAACAGGCAGAAGCTTATCTATTAGAGGCTAAAGAAGTGGCAGATGATCTCGAAGAGATTGCTCTTCGCCTGACTACCCTTTATTTGGAACAGGAACGCTTTGACCAAGTTTTGGATTGGCAAAATGAAGAAGTCGAAACGGTTGTCACCCGGTGGAACATTGCCCGTGCCTTGGCTGCCTTGGAGAAAACAGAAGAGGCCGTCTCAGCCTACCAAGAGCTTTATGAGGATTTAAAGGACAACCCAGAATTCCTCGAAGCCTATGTTTATCTGTTGCGTGAGGCTGGAGATGTGACGAAGGCGCGTGAAGTGGCTAACCAGTATTTGGCGATCGTACCAGACGATGTGCAGATGCAAACCCTCTATGATAACCTCTAATATAAATCATATCGTGAAGATTCGCAATAGTTTGTGGTATACTGGTAGAAGATAGAATGAGGAGAGAAAAACATGGAACCAGTGAAACTTTTTCAATACAATACCTTAGGTGCCCTAATGGCGGGTCTGTACGGGGGTTCATTTACGATTGGAGAACTCTTGGAACACGGAGATCTGGGAGTTGGGACGCTTGATTCTATTGATGGAGAGTTGATCGTATTAGATGGTAAGGCATATCAGGCCAAAGGATCAGGGGACCATCCTGAAATAGTCGAAGTTTCTCCGGATGCCAAGGTTCCTTATGCAGCAGTTGTCCCTCACCAAGCAGAAGTGATTTTCCGCCAACGCTTTGAAATGACGGACGAGGAATTGGAAGCCCGTATTGAGTCTTATTATGATGGGGAAAATCTGTTCCGATCTATTAAGATTCATGGTGATTTTGCCAAGATGCATGTCCGTATGATTCCAAAATCAACACCAGAGATGAAGTTTGCAGAGGTTGCAACCCATCAGCCAGAATATACACGGGAAAATGTCACAGGTACCATCGTCGGTTTTTGGACATCGGAAATTTTCCATGGCGTGAGTGTGGCAGGTTACCATTTGCACTTTATTTCAGATGACCATACCTTTGGTGGCCATGTCATGGATTTTGTCATCTTAGAAGGGATTGTAGAGGTAGGGGCCATCGATCAGCTGGATCAACGTTTCCCAGTTCAAGACCGTCAGTACCTCTTTGCTAAATTCAATGTTGATGAGGTCAAAGAAGACATCCATAAAGCAGAATAAAAAGGTTGAGCGAAGCTCAACCTTTCGTATTGAAGATAATGTTATTTAAGAAACTTTCCTTAGGTGAGAACGGACGTCAGCGAACTTCAAAGAAGTTCCATGACTAATTAAGATACAGAAGGTGTTTGCGGATAAAGTCAAAATAGGGAGTAGGACAGAAGCAATATTATTTATGAACGCTTCGCCGTCCTACCCCCACAAGGCTGATTAGGTATTCTTCCGAGCTTGGAAAGCGACAGAAGAATCCAATCAGCTACTGTGTCTTGGATTTATTGCTATTGCAGCTTGTGTTTTGACACCATCCGCAGCCCGTGTTCAATTAGGTTTGAACCTCTTCGGTCTTTAATTTCTGGGCTCAGGCTAAAACAGTTTCCCAAACTGTTTTACTCTCAAAACTCCCGAGTGCTAGAAACAAGATTGTTTCTAGCACTTTTCTCACGGCGGAAAGTTTCAATATATGTTGAAGGAGCCTAAAAGTATACCTCATTTTATTTTTCAGCATACTTGGAACAGTTTGTCTACATACTCAAAGGTTGAGCGATACTCAACCTTTTATTTTTGAAATCAGTCTTCTAGTTTCATAGCTTTGATTTTTTCTTCTTCTGGGGTGACCCGCAGAGTCTTCTGGCCGGTATAGGTGACAAAGCCTGG
The DNA window shown above is from Streptococcus sp. S1 and carries:
- a CDS encoding tetratricopeptide repeat protein, encoding MSHSQQMVEALDRQELEEAEVQFQQALLEDSEAQLLDLGQYLESIGFYPQAKEIYEQIAETYPEVYLSLATILAEEGQTEEAFAYLEEIGPESNWYVASLLVKADLYQLEGLADVAREKLVEAASLSDDPIIQLGLAEIDLELERYQEAIQEYAQLDNREILEATGISTYQRIGFAYANLGKFEAAVPFLEKALEIEFDDQISYELATLLSDQEEYQKALIYYKQIDTLSPEFEGYEYGYALALQAENDREKALEIAKHGIEKNPFDAQLKLLASQLSYELHQPEQAEAYLLEAKEVADDLEEIALRLTTLYLEQERFDQVLDWQNEEVETVVTRWNIARALAALEKTEEAVSAYQELYEDLKDNPEFLEAYVYLLREAGDVTKAREVANQYLAIVPDDVQMQTLYDNL
- the budA gene encoding acetolactate decarboxylase, whose product is MEPVKLFQYNTLGALMAGLYGGSFTIGELLEHGDLGVGTLDSIDGELIVLDGKAYQAKGSGDHPEIVEVSPDAKVPYAAVVPHQAEVIFRQRFEMTDEELEARIESYYDGENLFRSIKIHGDFAKMHVRMIPKSTPEMKFAEVATHQPEYTRENVTGTIVGFWTSEIFHGVSVAGYHLHFISDDHTFGGHVMDFVILEGIVEVGAIDQLDQRFPVQDRQYLFAKFNVDEVKEDIHKAE